A portion of the Thermosediminibacter oceani DSM 16646 genome contains these proteins:
- the argH gene encoding argininosuccinate lyase produces the protein MSKKLWGGRFEKETDDLVEKFTASIDFDKRLYEQDIKGSMAHARMLARAGIIPKEEAAEIIKGLLEIKLEIERGEFPFTCELEDIHMHVESRLFEKIGPVAGKLHTARSRNDQVALDLHLYVKEKIAEVVGKIDELMKVLRKLAAENRDAVMPGYTHLQRAQPVTLSRHLKAYYYMLRRDKERFSKALKGADIMPLGACALAGTTLPIDREYTGELLGFSRIYENTIDAVSDRDFVIEFISCSAILMVHLSRMAEDLILWSTSEFDFIELDDAFATGSSIMPQKKNPDVLELIRGKAGRVFGNLMSVLTVMKGLPLSYNRDMQEDKEPLFDTADTVIGCLKVLPKLLSTMKIKKENMKKAVEESFSDATYYAEYLVKKGMPFRAAHEVVGKMVSYCIKKNKKLSDLSLREFKNFSKLFDEDVLDLSRYPEKVKNKKVL, from the coding sequence ATGAGCAAAAAACTATGGGGCGGAAGGTTTGAGAAGGAAACCGACGATCTGGTTGAAAAATTCACCGCATCGATAGATTTTGATAAGAGACTTTACGAACAGGATATAAAAGGCAGTATGGCCCACGCCAGGATGCTGGCAAGAGCCGGCATAATCCCGAAAGAAGAGGCCGCCGAGATCATAAAGGGGCTCCTGGAGATCAAGCTTGAAATAGAACGGGGCGAATTCCCCTTCACCTGCGAACTGGAAGACATACACATGCATGTGGAAAGCCGGCTCTTTGAGAAAATAGGCCCGGTAGCTGGCAAGCTCCATACGGCCCGCAGCCGCAACGACCAGGTGGCTCTGGACCTACACCTTTACGTAAAGGAGAAGATTGCGGAGGTCGTCGGAAAAATCGACGAACTCATGAAAGTACTCCGGAAACTGGCTGCGGAAAACCGTGATGCGGTCATGCCCGGATACACCCATCTCCAGAGGGCGCAGCCGGTGACCCTTTCCCGGCACTTAAAAGCCTATTATTACATGCTCCGGAGGGATAAGGAGCGCTTTTCGAAAGCGTTAAAGGGCGCCGACATAATGCCCCTGGGGGCATGCGCCCTGGCCGGAACCACGCTCCCCATAGACAGGGAATACACCGGGGAACTTCTCGGGTTTTCTAGAATTTACGAAAACACAATAGATGCCGTCAGCGACAGGGATTTCGTCATCGAATTCATATCCTGTTCGGCAATACTCATGGTCCACCTTTCCAGGATGGCCGAAGATCTGATCCTGTGGAGCACCTCCGAATTCGATTTTATAGAGCTGGACGACGCCTTCGCCACCGGCAGCAGCATTATGCCGCAGAAAAAGAATCCCGACGTGCTGGAACTCATCCGGGGGAAGGCGGGGCGGGTCTTCGGCAACCTGATGTCGGTCCTGACCGTGATGAAAGGCCTGCCGCTTTCATACAACCGGGATATGCAGGAGGACAAAGAGCCGCTCTTCGACACGGCGGATACCGTGATTGGGTGCCTTAAGGTACTGCCGAAATTGCTTTCCACCATGAAGATCAAGAAGGAAAACATGAAGAAAGCCGTAGAAGAAAGCTTTTCCGACGCCACCTATTACGCCGAATACCTGGTGAAAAAGGGCATGCCCTTTCGGGCAGCCCACGAGGTGGTGGGGAAGATGGTTTCCTACTGTATCAAGAAGAATAAGAAACTGAGTGATTTGAGCCTTCGGGAATTCAAGAACTTTTCCAAGCTCTTTGATGAAGATGTGCTGGACCTTTCCCGCTATCCGGAAAAAGTGAAAAATAAAAAAGTTTTATAG
- the cobT gene encoding nicotinate-nucleotide--dimethylbenzimidazole phosphoribosyltransferase, whose protein sequence is MKLLEEALKNIGDLDEISMKKAKERLDNLTKPRGSLGILEDLAVKMAGIKRELYPKIKNKVITIMAGDHGVVEEGVSAFPQEVTPQMILNFLSGGAGINVLARHAGAKIVCVDVGTAADVFHPDLIIKKVRRGTDNISRGPAMTREEAIKAIEVGIETAWNEIDKGADILGTGDMGIGNTTPSSAILAVYSDEPLEKLVGRGTGINDERLKLKIKAINRALEINQPDPNDPIGVLSKVGGLEIGAIAGCILGAASRRIPVVIDGFISTAGAIIAAKIEPLCTNYMIASHSSEEPGHKTMLKLLGLEPMLSMRMRLGEGTGAALAFNLVEAALKIISEMATFDEAGVSGQLE, encoded by the coding sequence ATGAAACTTTTAGAAGAGGCCTTAAAAAACATAGGTGATCTGGATGAAATTTCAATGAAAAAAGCCAAAGAACGCCTGGACAACCTCACCAAACCTCGGGGTAGTCTCGGAATTCTAGAGGATTTAGCCGTAAAAATGGCAGGCATAAAAAGAGAACTCTACCCGAAAATAAAAAACAAAGTAATAACAATCATGGCGGGAGACCATGGCGTCGTAGAGGAAGGCGTAAGCGCTTTTCCCCAGGAAGTTACTCCCCAAATGATATTAAATTTTCTTTCCGGTGGAGCGGGAATAAATGTTCTTGCCCGCCACGCCGGGGCCAAAATAGTATGCGTGGATGTGGGCACCGCTGCCGATGTTTTTCATCCCGATTTGATAATAAAAAAAGTAAGGCGGGGAACGGACAACATCTCACGGGGACCCGCGATGACCAGGGAGGAAGCAATAAAGGCAATAGAGGTTGGCATTGAAACGGCATGGAACGAAATAGACAAAGGTGCCGATATTTTAGGCACCGGTGATATGGGTATAGGCAACACTACCCCGAGCAGCGCAATTTTAGCCGTATATTCCGATGAACCTCTGGAAAAATTGGTCGGCAGGGGAACGGGAATTAATGACGAAAGGCTGAAATTAAAAATCAAGGCTATAAATAGGGCTCTTGAGATAAACCAACCGGACCCCAATGACCCTATAGGAGTCCTCTCCAAGGTAGGCGGGTTGGAAATAGGGGCCATAGCCGGATGCATCCTCGGAGCCGCATCACGCAGAATACCGGTAGTTATCGATGGCTTTATATCGACGGCTGGCGCAATTATAGCAGCCAAAATCGAGCCCCTCTGTACCAATTATATGATCGCATCCCATTCTTCGGAGGAGCCGGGCCATAAAACCATGTTAAAGCTCCTGGGGCTCGAGCCGATGCTCTCCATGAGAATGAGGTTAGGAGAAGGCACGGGAGCGGCTTTAGCTTTTAACCTTGTCGAAGCAGCATTAAAAATAATCAGCGAAATGGCAACCTTCGATGAAGCGGGTGTATCCGGACAATTAGAATAA
- the brnQ gene encoding branched-chain amino acid transport system II carrier protein codes for MNKKLQDVIVIGFALFAMFFGAGNLIFPPSIGFQLSSKWFLGLLGFMLTGIGLPLLGIITVALNEGSFDNFAGKAGKTFANALNFAIVLCIGPLLAIPRTGATTYEMGIAPIMPDFNILLACLIYFAINIYFTINRSKVIDYIGKILTPTLLIMLAIIIIKGIIDPIGGFTASKIPNAFGRSFMEGYQTMDALGSIILAGIIVNAVREKGYDKPGDQIKLTILSGLIAALGLLFVYGGLMYLGATASTLFDGEIGKTALLISIVEKEFGSFGKVALGLAVSLACMTTSVGLTATAAEYFSRLTKNRISYKTMVVIISLFSAFMGAFGVEKIIKFSVPILVSVYPVVIVLILMNAFGSFIKNNRCYVYATIFTLLISVVDGLSAAGLNVNKIYEVMYYLPFAKEGFAWVYTAIFGIMLGMMHSAFNKTLEKENN; via the coding sequence ATGAATAAAAAACTCCAAGACGTTATTGTAATTGGCTTTGCCCTTTTTGCTATGTTTTTCGGGGCAGGTAACCTGATCTTTCCGCCGTCTATAGGTTTTCAATTGAGCAGCAAATGGTTTTTGGGATTGTTAGGATTTATGCTCACCGGTATAGGCCTTCCACTCTTAGGTATTATTACAGTGGCCCTAAACGAAGGAAGTTTTGATAATTTTGCCGGCAAAGCAGGCAAAACTTTCGCAAATGCATTGAACTTTGCTATTGTTTTATGCATCGGACCTCTTCTTGCAATACCGAGGACGGGAGCAACTACGTATGAAATGGGTATAGCACCGATTATGCCGGATTTCAACATATTGCTGGCATGTTTAATCTATTTTGCAATAAACATATATTTTACTATTAACCGATCTAAGGTAATAGATTATATAGGTAAAATATTAACCCCTACTCTACTTATAATGCTCGCTATAATCATAATCAAAGGAATAATAGACCCCATAGGCGGATTTACTGCTTCTAAAATACCGAATGCTTTTGGTAGATCCTTTATGGAAGGCTATCAAACAATGGATGCCCTCGGTTCTATAATTCTTGCAGGAATCATAGTAAATGCAGTAAGAGAAAAAGGATATGATAAGCCAGGGGATCAGATCAAATTAACAATTCTTTCCGGACTAATAGCTGCCCTTGGGTTACTTTTCGTATACGGCGGTCTTATGTATCTCGGGGCTACTGCTTCGACCCTCTTTGATGGAGAAATAGGAAAGACAGCGTTATTAATTTCCATAGTCGAAAAGGAATTCGGGAGTTTCGGCAAAGTCGCTCTCGGGCTTGCAGTCTCTCTTGCATGCATGACCACATCGGTAGGTTTAACGGCAACTGCCGCCGAATATTTCAGCCGCTTGACAAAAAACAGGATTAGCTATAAGACCATGGTAGTAATTATATCCCTCTTCAGCGCTTTTATGGGTGCTTTTGGAGTAGAAAAGATTATTAAATTCTCAGTCCCGATTCTGGTATCGGTATATCCGGTAGTCATAGTTTTAATCCTGATGAACGCCTTCGGTTCGTTTATTAAAAATAATCGTTGTTATGTATATGCAACCATTTTTACGTTGCTGATAAGTGTTGTTGATGGATTGTCAGCAGCCGGATTAAACGTTAATAAAATATATGAAGTTATGTATTATTTGCCTTTTGCCAAAGAAGGATTCGCCTGGGTATATACAGCAATTTTTGGAATTATGTTAGGCATGATGCATTCTGCTTTCAACAAGACATTGGAAAAAGAAAATAACTAA
- the brnQ gene encoding branched-chain amino acid transport system II carrier protein: MNKKFSDLMVIGFALFAMFFGAGNLIFPPSIGFQLSSKWFLGFLGFMLTGIGLPLLGIIAMAQNEGSFDNFAGKAGKTFANALNFVIVLCIGPLLAIPRTGATTYEMGIAPIMPDFNILLACLIYFAINIYFTINQSRVIDNVGKILTPTLLIMLAIIIIKGIIDPIGGFTASKIPNPFGKSFLEGYQTMDALASTIFAGIIINAIKERGYNDVGDKIKLTILSGLIAALGLLFVYGGLMYLGATASTLFDGEIGKTVLLISIIEKEFGNFGKVALGLAVSLACMTTSVGLTATAAEYFSRLTKNRISYKTMVVIISLFSAFMGAFGVEKIIKFSVPILVSVYPVVIVLILMNAFGPFIKNNRCYVYATIFTLLISVVDGLSAAGLNVNKIYEVMYYLPFAKEGFAWVYTAIFGIMLGMMHSAFNKTLEKENN; encoded by the coding sequence ATGAACAAAAAATTCAGCGACTTAATGGTGATTGGTTTTGCCCTCTTTGCTATGTTTTTCGGGGCAGGTAACCTGATCTTTCCGCCGTCTATAGGTTTTCAGTTGAGCAGCAAATGGTTTTTGGGCTTTTTAGGATTCATGCTTACCGGCATTGGTCTTCCACTCTTAGGCATTATTGCAATGGCTCAAAACGAAGGAAGTTTTGATAATTTTGCCGGCAAAGCAGGCAAGACTTTCGCAAATGCATTAAATTTTGTTATTGTTTTATGTATCGGACCTCTTCTTGCAATACCGAGGACGGGAGCAACTACGTATGAAATGGGTATAGCACCGATTATGCCGGATTTCAACATATTGCTGGCATGTTTAATCTATTTTGCAATAAACATATATTTTACTATTAACCAATCCAGGGTAATAGACAACGTAGGTAAAATATTAACCCCTACTCTACTTATAATGCTCGCGATAATCATAATCAAAGGAATAATAGACCCAATAGGCGGATTTACTGCTTCTAAAATACCGAATCCCTTTGGTAAATCCTTTTTAGAAGGATATCAGACAATGGATGCCCTTGCTTCTACTATTTTTGCAGGAATCATAATAAATGCAATAAAAGAAAGAGGATATAACGATGTAGGGGATAAGATCAAATTAACAATTCTTTCCGGACTAATAGCTGCCCTTGGGTTACTTTTCGTATACGGCGGTCTTATGTATCTCGGGGCTACTGCTTCGACCCTCTTTGATGGAGAAATAGGAAAGACAGTGTTATTAATTTCCATAATCGAAAAGGAATTCGGGAATTTCGGCAAAGTCGCTCTCGGGCTTGCAGTCTCTCTTGCATGCATGACCACATCGGTAGGTTTAACGGCAACTGCCGCCGAATATTTCAGCCGCTTGACAAAAAACAGGATTAGCTATAAGACCATGGTAGTAATTATATCCCTCTTCAGCGCTTTTATGGGTGCTTTTGGAGTAGAAAAGATTATTAAATTCTCAGTCCCAATTCTGGTATCGGTATATCCGGTAGTCATAGTTTTAATCCTGATGAACGCCTTTGGTCCGTTTATTAAAAATAATCGTTGCTATGTATATGCAACCATTTTTACGTTGCTGATAAGTGTTGTTGATGGATTGTCAGCAGCCGGATTAAACGTTAATAAAATATATGAAGTTATGTATTATTTGCCTTTTGCCAAAGAAGGATTCGCCTGGGTATATACAGCAATTTTTGGAATTATGCTGGGCATGATGCATTCTGCTTTCAATAAGACATTGGAAAAAGAAAATAACTAA
- a CDS encoding cation diffusion facilitator family transporter → MNERVENFKKIKKVLWAVLGLNLSVAFLKILVGYSISSSSMMADGFHSLSDASTNIIGLIGAALASKPADATHPYGHGKFETFTATGIALMLFLVSFNIIKSGIERLLNPRIPEVNSFSLIIMFITLAVNIGVILYEDMEGKKLHSHILISDAAHTRSDLYVSLSVIAGLIAVKLGYPIVDPLISFVIALLILKAGIEIIKDTSRVLCDAAVVDPEKIASLVRNIRGVVDCHGVRTRGREDDFSMDLHILVNPSMTVEESHRLHHSIEEEIRRNFKGAHHILIHIEPYPDSSNQNT, encoded by the coding sequence ATGAACGAAAGGGTGGAAAATTTTAAAAAAATTAAAAAGGTTTTGTGGGCTGTGCTGGGCCTTAACCTGTCGGTAGCCTTTTTGAAAATTCTGGTAGGTTACAGCATATCGTCCTCAAGCATGATGGCCGACGGCTTTCACTCCCTTTCCGACGCCAGCACCAATATAATCGGCCTCATCGGCGCCGCCCTTGCGTCGAAACCCGCCGACGCGACCCACCCGTACGGGCACGGAAAATTCGAGACTTTTACGGCTACCGGAATAGCGTTGATGCTATTCCTGGTGAGTTTCAATATAATCAAAAGCGGTATCGAAAGACTCCTTAACCCACGGATTCCCGAAGTGAATTCCTTCAGCCTTATTATCATGTTCATCACCTTGGCCGTCAATATAGGGGTAATATTATACGAGGACATGGAAGGCAAAAAGCTCCACAGCCACATTCTGATATCCGACGCCGCTCATACAAGGAGCGACTTATACGTATCATTGTCGGTTATCGCAGGCCTTATCGCAGTTAAGCTGGGATATCCAATTGTAGATCCTTTAATATCCTTTGTAATAGCCCTGCTGATATTAAAAGCCGGCATTGAGATTATAAAGGATACCAGCAGAGTCCTGTGCGACGCCGCAGTGGTCGACCCGGAAAAGATAGCTTCTTTAGTCAGGAACATAAGAGGAGTCGTGGACTGCCACGGAGTGAGAACCCGCGGGCGGGAGGACGATTTTTCCATGGACCTTCACATACTGGTAAACCCATCGATGACCGTGGAGGAATCCCACAGGCTCCACCATTCTATCGAAGAGGAAATACGCCGCAACTTCAAAGGCGCCCACCACATCCTCATCCATATAGAACCTTATCCGGACTCATCCAACCAAAATACTTAA
- the greA gene encoding transcription elongation factor GreA, with the protein MPKKEVVLTQEGLRKLEKELEYLKSVKRKEVADRIKQAISFGDLSENSEYDEAKNEQAFVEGKIAMLEEKLRNAKVIDDADISTETVTLGSKVLIRDLDTEEAIEYTIVSSAEANPIDFKISNESPVGKALMGAKKGDVIEISVPAGQVRYRVEEIKK; encoded by the coding sequence ATGCCGAAAAAGGAAGTTGTATTGACTCAGGAAGGGCTGAGAAAATTAGAAAAGGAGCTGGAGTATCTCAAGTCCGTTAAGAGGAAAGAAGTAGCCGATCGCATAAAACAGGCCATATCCTTCGGTGACCTCAGCGAGAATTCCGAATACGACGAGGCCAAAAACGAGCAGGCCTTCGTCGAAGGCAAAATCGCCATGCTGGAAGAAAAGCTGAGGAATGCCAAGGTTATAGATGATGCCGACATTTCCACCGAGACGGTTACCCTGGGCTCCAAGGTGCTGATAAGAGATCTGGATACCGAGGAAGCCATCGAGTATACCATCGTCAGTTCCGCCGAAGCCAATCCCATTGACTTCAAAATATCCAACGAATCTCCCGTCGGCAAAGCCCTTATGGGGGCCAAAAAGGGCGACGTGATCGAGATATCGGTGCCGGCGGGCCAGGTAAGGTACAGGGTGGAAGAGATAAAGAAGTAA
- the lysS gene encoding lysine--tRNA ligase, with the protein MGNLELEANEIIRARLQKLEELRSMGIAPYGQKYVRTHNCLEIKENFEKLEGSETSIAGRIMAIRGHGKAAFFDIQDEKGRLQIYIKKDHVGDEVYEIFKKLDIGDIIGVEGKIFKTQKGEISVMADRITVLAKSLRPLPEKWHGLKDVDTRYRQRYLDLIVNPDVRRTFVTRSKIIRAIRNYLDSRGFIEVETPVLTPLAGGAAARPFITHHNALDIDLYLRIATELYLKRLIVGGFEKVYEIGKDFRNEGISIKHNPEFTMIELYQAYADYQDMMELTEDMISHVAKEVLGTTKVVYQGEEIDLTPPWTRMTMVEAVKKYAGVDFNELKTDEEARAVARKLGLEVGDNDTRGKVLNTIFEEKVEEHLVQPTFILDYPIEISPLAKRKEDNPDFTYRFELFITRRETANAFSELNDPIDQRERFLQQLKEREAGDEEAHAFDEDFINALEYGMPPTGGLGIGIDRLVMLLTDSYSIRDVILFPTMRPKS; encoded by the coding sequence ATGGGGAATTTGGAGCTTGAAGCCAACGAAATAATAAGGGCTAGACTGCAGAAACTGGAGGAACTCCGTTCCATGGGGATAGCCCCATACGGGCAAAAATACGTTAGAACTCACAACTGCCTTGAGATCAAAGAGAACTTCGAGAAGCTCGAAGGCAGCGAGACTTCTATAGCCGGACGAATAATGGCCATACGGGGTCACGGCAAGGCGGCTTTTTTTGACATTCAGGACGAAAAGGGCCGCCTGCAAATATACATAAAGAAGGACCACGTGGGTGACGAAGTTTACGAGATCTTTAAGAAACTCGACATCGGGGACATTATAGGCGTAGAAGGGAAAATATTCAAAACTCAAAAAGGTGAGATATCGGTCATGGCCGACAGGATAACGGTGCTGGCCAAATCTTTAAGACCCCTGCCCGAGAAGTGGCACGGCTTGAAAGATGTGGATACAAGATACCGCCAACGCTACCTGGACCTCATCGTGAACCCCGATGTGAGGAGGACCTTCGTCACCAGAAGCAAAATAATAAGGGCTATAAGGAACTACCTGGACAGTCGCGGATTTATAGAGGTAGAGACGCCGGTACTCACGCCTCTGGCGGGTGGTGCGGCCGCAAGGCCCTTCATAACCCACCACAACGCGCTCGACATTGACCTGTACCTGCGGATCGCCACCGAGCTTTATTTAAAGAGGCTCATCGTCGGCGGCTTTGAAAAGGTCTACGAGATAGGCAAGGATTTCAGGAATGAAGGTATATCGATAAAGCATAATCCCGAATTCACGATGATAGAACTCTACCAGGCTTACGCTGACTACCAAGATATGATGGAACTTACCGAAGACATGATTTCCCACGTGGCGAAAGAAGTGTTGGGGACTACGAAGGTGGTATATCAGGGCGAGGAAATAGACCTCACTCCACCCTGGACCAGAATGACCATGGTGGAGGCTGTAAAGAAATACGCCGGGGTGGACTTTAACGAGCTGAAAACCGATGAGGAGGCAAGAGCGGTTGCCAGAAAACTGGGCCTTGAAGTTGGAGATAATGATACCAGGGGCAAGGTTTTAAATACCATATTCGAGGAAAAGGTGGAAGAACACCTGGTTCAGCCTACTTTTATACTGGACTACCCCATCGAGATATCGCCTCTGGCCAAGCGAAAAGAGGACAACCCCGATTTCACTTACCGATTCGAGCTCTTTATAACCCGCAGGGAAACGGCAAATGCCTTTTCCGAGCTGAACGACCCAATCGATCAGCGGGAGAGGTTCCTGCAGCAGCTAAAAGAACGGGAGGCCGGAGACGAGGAGGCCCATGCCTTTGATGAGGACTTCATAAACGCTCTGGAGTACGGAATGCCTCCGACGGGAGGGCTCGGGATAGGCATAGATCGGCTGGTAATGCTGCTTACGGACTCCTATTCCATAAGGGACGTCATCCTGTTCCCCACCATGAGGCCAAAGTCCTAA
- a CDS encoding stalk domain-containing protein, translating into MMRLKFVIWGLIFLLAWPVPAKAEPAFKQKPQDIRVLIEVEGYKLAKYEPVEGTYLGAYVYQDTLIKGDMKEFNRLTGKKHASFFLYVGYGQKFPQWWIDQLKEVGAAAHIAWEPNKGLDQVKDDEYLRGFARKLKEAGIPVFLRFASEMNGDWTAYSGDPKKYIEKWRLVHDVMEQEAPNVMMVWTVFTFPQSTIIKYYPGDEYVDWVGVNIYNVVYHNNNIKHKASHEDPLELLDYVYDTFSMRKPIQISEYGATHYTVTDGKYYEDFAIQKITRMYNGIKTRYPRVKSIFYFNVNNLANAPEGRRINNYAITDNKRILGTYSELIEDPHFLSDIGPNLEGRTDRELMHVRDGVHIVKGKIFVSSRVLKEYMKASVNWDSKKKQITIKKGERSAVLNVVSYANVLRGAKGAFTLKGTSYLPLREAADALGYRVMWDNSEKLIKVVLADRT; encoded by the coding sequence ATGATGAGATTAAAGTTTGTCATATGGGGCCTTATTTTTTTGCTGGCCTGGCCGGTGCCCGCTAAGGCTGAGCCCGCTTTTAAACAAAAACCGCAAGACATAAGGGTATTGATTGAAGTGGAAGGCTATAAACTTGCAAAGTACGAACCCGTTGAAGGTACATACCTTGGCGCATACGTTTATCAGGACACACTGATAAAGGGTGACATGAAGGAATTCAACCGGCTTACCGGGAAAAAACATGCGTCGTTCTTCCTCTACGTGGGTTACGGCCAAAAGTTTCCCCAATGGTGGATAGACCAATTAAAGGAGGTAGGAGCAGCGGCCCACATCGCCTGGGAGCCCAACAAAGGTCTGGATCAGGTAAAGGACGATGAATACCTGCGGGGATTTGCCAGAAAACTGAAAGAGGCGGGCATACCGGTTTTTTTGCGTTTTGCCTCGGAAATGAACGGCGACTGGACCGCCTACAGCGGAGACCCAAAAAAATACATAGAAAAATGGAGGCTCGTCCATGATGTGATGGAGCAGGAAGCTCCCAATGTGATGATGGTGTGGACCGTTTTCACCTTCCCCCAGTCTACTATAATAAAATATTACCCCGGTGACGAATACGTGGATTGGGTGGGAGTAAATATATACAATGTGGTCTACCATAATAACAATATAAAGCACAAAGCTTCCCACGAAGACCCATTGGAACTTCTGGACTACGTCTACGATACCTTCAGCATGAGAAAACCCATCCAGATATCGGAGTATGGCGCCACGCACTATACCGTAACCGATGGTAAATATTACGAAGACTTTGCAATACAAAAGATAACGCGCATGTACAACGGCATAAAGACAAGGTATCCCAGGGTCAAGTCCATATTCTATTTTAACGTGAACAACCTGGCCAACGCCCCTGAAGGGCGCAGGATAAACAACTACGCCATTACAGATAATAAAAGGATTTTAGGCACTTATTCAGAATTGATAGAAGATCCTCACTTTTTAAGCGACATAGGGCCCAACCTCGAGGGCAGAACTGATAGGGAATTGATGCACGTAAGAGACGGGGTGCACATAGTAAAAGGAAAGATTTTTGTGTCTTCCCGGGTGCTGAAGGAATATATGAAGGCTTCGGTAAACTGGGACTCGAAGAAAAAACAAATCACGATAAAGAAAGGCGAAAGATCTGCCGTATTAAATGTGGTGTCGTATGCCAATGTCCTTAGAGGGGCAAAAGGCGCCTTCACGTTGAAGGGTACATCTTACCTCCCATTGCGGGAGGCGGCCGATGCACTTGGTTATAGGGTAATGTGGGACAATAGTGAAAAGCTGATTAAAGTGGTGCTGGCGGATCGGACTTGA